A genome region from bacterium includes the following:
- a CDS encoding M4 family metallopeptidase — MKNVKYSLRILTGVLFFLAAASFINTTISWSIPPAGLLPSAQVTAGNHNRPDQSTLMSISLRLKSIINPASRHAKTVPSAVSLAQSGGMPYYRNESDGTPVFMTGDTVTALKKSMGKIVPGTALSDIALQFLSSGSDVFKLDNPQDELRLGSETVSQDGSHHIGFDQYYQGIPLWGHRLVVHFDKDGEPYALNARYSPTPQNLDTSNVPYDMKSAVDKATADLSLTTSKQELDDIFRSLYSYDGPTAELVILSDRENPDPRLVWHVTIRPNMKDMWYYFIDARNGDIVEKYNTAVSYAADQASGKDALGVNRNFNVSNDSGVYYMIDTDANIYTYDAQGKVLNSKHSAVLVSSPNNTWPDSIAVSAHSNVWAVYEYYLEKHNRKGVDGNGIKLPVFIHYTEDGKPMYNAFWGGEFMAFGDGDIFAAALDVVAHELTHAVVQYTVGLEYKYQSGALNEGIADAMAAMVDPDWEIGEDLKMGAIRDLKNPERFGLPATMGGYQSLPLSEDNGGVHINMSIPSRACELTAEVIGRDETAQILYGVLNKMYLTPQAQFIDMRLGAIQSATDLFGADSPEVAAVAQAFDTVGILNDQPTKPPADIPPPTGDTWVAFVLQNQLKLGKSVLASQSDIYSPSQTTLYDQSSSPVTVSHDGTFLLFVDSSNNIRHVDLATFKETVIDSSGVWRSIALSPDNAHLALTTTAQDNTVCFINIVNSQDCKTDTLYTASTEGANTNTVVYADMIEWNHDGTQLLYDALHSVPVTDGNPVEFWDVNLLDVDSGVITRVKTPTESGIQVGNPSFAETNDRYIVCDMFSEDTNVSMIVAIDLFNLQISQLSNTGMIRTSQGSYPNLGHPRYSPDDTSVMFQHYDSFYRAYVLEQLSLDTDKMTPIGNTQAYYYGELPVWLVRNQPTVVEEENELPSPGILLQNTPNPFNPVTTIPYTVSEPGLVSLTVYDLLGQNVATLVNGYSPAGSFTATFDGRGLASGIYLYLLKIGDYSMTKKMTLVK, encoded by the coding sequence GTGAAAAACGTAAAATATTCATTACGGATTCTTACAGGCGTTCTCTTTTTCCTTGCAGCTGCAAGTTTTATAAACACGACCATATCGTGGAGTATTCCTCCGGCCGGTTTATTACCTTCCGCACAGGTAACGGCCGGAAACCATAACCGGCCAGACCAGTCGACGCTTATGTCGATCAGCTTGCGCCTTAAAAGTATTATAAATCCGGCAAGCCGTCATGCCAAAACCGTACCATCCGCCGTATCGCTGGCTCAGAGCGGCGGGATGCCGTACTATCGGAACGAATCCGACGGCACTCCGGTGTTTATGACCGGCGACACGGTTACCGCCCTGAAAAAGAGCATGGGGAAAATAGTCCCCGGAACCGCGCTGTCCGACATTGCCCTTCAGTTTCTCTCTTCCGGCAGCGATGTTTTCAAGCTCGATAATCCACAGGATGAGCTCAGGCTCGGTTCCGAAACGGTCAGCCAGGACGGGAGCCATCATATCGGATTCGACCAGTATTACCAGGGCATTCCCCTCTGGGGGCATCGGCTTGTCGTTCACTTCGACAAGGACGGGGAACCGTACGCCCTCAATGCGCGGTATTCGCCCACCCCGCAGAATCTCGATACCTCGAACGTACCGTATGACATGAAAAGCGCAGTCGATAAAGCGACAGCCGACCTTTCGCTGACGACCTCCAAACAGGAACTCGACGACATTTTCAGGAGCCTGTATTCCTATGACGGGCCGACTGCGGAACTTGTTATCCTGTCCGACCGGGAGAATCCCGATCCACGGCTGGTCTGGCATGTTACTATCAGGCCGAATATGAAAGATATGTGGTACTACTTCATCGATGCGCGGAACGGTGATATCGTTGAAAAATACAATACCGCGGTGTCGTATGCGGCAGATCAGGCGTCGGGTAAGGATGCTCTCGGAGTGAACCGGAACTTCAACGTGTCGAATGACAGCGGCGTATACTACATGATCGATACGGATGCGAATATCTATACATACGATGCCCAGGGGAAAGTGCTCAATTCAAAGCACAGCGCCGTTCTCGTGTCGTCGCCAAACAACACGTGGCCGGACAGTATCGCGGTGTCCGCCCACAGCAATGTATGGGCGGTGTATGAATACTATCTGGAAAAACATAACAGAAAGGGTGTGGACGGAAACGGTATCAAACTGCCGGTCTTCATTCACTACACCGAGGATGGTAAACCGATGTACAATGCATTCTGGGGCGGCGAATTTATGGCATTCGGCGATGGCGACATATTTGCCGCCGCACTCGATGTGGTCGCGCATGAGCTGACTCACGCCGTGGTGCAGTATACGGTCGGTCTTGAATATAAATACCAGTCCGGGGCGCTCAACGAGGGAATTGCCGATGCCATGGCTGCCATGGTGGACCCCGACTGGGAAATCGGCGAAGACCTGAAAATGGGCGCTATACGTGATCTGAAAAATCCGGAACGGTTCGGTCTCCCTGCGACGATGGGCGGATACCAGTCGTTGCCGCTCAGCGAGGACAACGGCGGCGTTCATATCAACATGAGTATCCCGTCACGGGCGTGCGAGCTGACCGCCGAGGTAATCGGCAGAGATGAAACGGCGCAGATCTTGTACGGTGTTCTGAATAAGATGTATCTGACACCTCAGGCGCAGTTTATCGACATGCGTCTTGGAGCGATCCAGTCAGCCACCGATCTGTTCGGCGCCGATTCCCCCGAGGTCGCGGCGGTCGCGCAGGCATTCGATACGGTGGGTATTCTCAACGATCAACCGACTAAGCCTCCTGCGGACATTCCACCCCCGACGGGAGACACATGGGTGGCGTTCGTTCTCCAGAACCAGCTGAAACTGGGGAAATCCGTGCTTGCATCTCAGAGCGATATATACAGTCCCTCACAGACAACGCTCTACGACCAGAGCAGCTCCCCCGTCACGGTGTCGCACGACGGAACATTTCTTCTCTTTGTCGATTCCTCGAACAATATCAGACATGTCGACCTCGCAACCTTCAAGGAGACGGTCATAGATTCTTCGGGAGTCTGGAGATCGATTGCCCTGTCGCCCGATAATGCCCATCTGGCTTTGACTACCACGGCCCAGGACAACACGGTCTGTTTCATAAACATTGTAAATTCCCAGGACTGCAAGACCGATACGCTCTATACCGCTTCGACCGAAGGAGCGAACACCAACACCGTCGTATATGCCGATATGATCGAATGGAACCATGACGGTACCCAGCTCCTCTATGATGCTCTGCATAGTGTGCCGGTTACGGACGGGAATCCCGTCGAGTTCTGGGATGTCAATCTTCTCGATGTCGATTCCGGGGTCATCACACGGGTTAAAACTCCCACCGAAAGCGGCATACAGGTCGGCAATCCCTCGTTTGCCGAGACGAACGACCGGTACATCGTTTGCGATATGTTTTCGGAGGATACAAACGTCAGCATGATCGTGGCTATCGACCTTTTCAATCTCCAAATCAGCCAGCTCAGTAACACCGGAATGATACGGACGTCGCAGGGGAGCTATCCCAACCTCGGGCATCCACGGTATTCCCCCGACGATACATCCGTCATGTTCCAGCACTATGACTCGTTCTATCGGGCATATGTTCTGGAGCAGTTATCCCTCGATACCGATAAGATGACCCCGATAGGAAATACTCAGGCATACTATTACGGCGAGCTTCCGGTCTGGCTTGTCAGGAATCAGCCCACGGTCGTCGAGGAGGAAAACGAGCTGCC